The following are from one region of the Ananas comosus cultivar F153 linkage group 20, ASM154086v1, whole genome shotgun sequence genome:
- the LOC109725404 gene encoding cytochrome b-c1 complex subunit 6-like has protein sequence MADEELIDPKQHLEERCKPRCVKTLYDYRACVKRVENDETGHKHCTGQYFDYWLCIDNCASEKLFDKLK, from the exons AT GGCGGATGAGGAACTTATTGACCCAAAGCAGCATCTTGAGGAGCGATGCAAGCCAAGATGTGTAAAAACTTTGTACGATTATCGG GCATGTGTTAAGAGAGTCGAAAATGACGAAACTGGCCACAAGCACTGCACCGGCCAATACTTTGATTATTGGCTCTGCATCGACAACTGC GCTTCGGAGAAGCTTTTCGATAAGCTGAAATGA